The Flavobacterium commune genome contains the following window.
CAGTGGCTTCGTGAACTTGTTCTGCTCTTGATGTAGGCGAGAAACTTTTATTGTTTAAAAAAGGGTTTCTAGATTTGAATTCCATAGTACATTACATTTTATGTTAGCCAAATATAAATGATATTTTTCAGGAAATTTGTTTAATTCTTCTTAATTTTTTTATTCTGATTTTGTTGTTTATTTTGACAATAATATAAAAAATCACTAATAAATAAGGCTGAATATTCTCTTAATTCGTACATTTATCTCCCCGGTTTTTTAATGAAATACAATTATAATGTCTCAATTTCTGCTGTTAGACCCCAAAACTGTTTTCCAACTTTATTTTTTAGGAAATTTATTTGTTTGTATTCTGATATTTAGCTACTCGTTTTCTTATGCTACTACCGACAACAGAAAGATTTTAAACTACTATGGTCTTGGCAAGTTATTGTTAACCATAGGTTGGGTTTTTCTTTTTTTAAGAAATACCATTCCTGATTTCCTTTCGATTAATATAGCTAATATGATTGTTTTTTCGGCCTGTTGTTATGAAACAATTGCAATACTTGCTATGTTTAAAACAAAATCAAAGCAGTCGGTTAAAATACAAATAGGGATAACTATTGTGGCAGCAATCGTTTTTAACATCGCAACAGTTTTAGAAAGCACCATTAATACCCGTGTTTTGATTGTTTCTATTGGTTTATTTGCTATTTATTTACGACCAACTATTAGCTATTTTACGGATACAAAACATAATTTCTTCAGAACCTTCTACGGACTATGTTTTTCCGGATTTGAAATTTTATTGGTCATCAGAATCATTTATAATTATTTCAATCCGCAAACGGATTTCTTTGCACAAAGTGTTTTTGATAGCATGTATAATGTCACTTTGTTTTTGCTGTCGTTAACCAGTACCGTTGGTTTTTTATTACTGATAAAAGAAAAACAGGATTTGAAAATCCAGCGACTTTTAAAAGATAAAAATCAGTTTTTTTCTATCATCGCTCATGATTTGCGTGGGCCTTTAGGATCTTCGGTTGGACTTTCGGAAATACTAACCGAAAATATTGGACAGTATAGTCTTGAAGAAATTAAAGAGATTACTGAAATGCTCCATCAATCCAACAAAAACAGTTACAAACTGCTGGAAAATCTATTAGGATGGTCGCAGGTACAAACCGGTATGATTGAGTTTAATCCGAAGAAAATTGCGTTGAATGCTTTAATTGAGGATAATCTGGAACTCAATAAAAATGCAGCATTGAATAAAAATATCCGTCTTATGTTTGATTCGGATGAATTTATCGAAGTCGAAGCCGATAAGAATATGATTGATACCATAGTGCGAAATTTACTGACAAACGCAATTAAGTTTACTGATAAACACGGTCAAATACAGGTGAAAATGAAAAAACAGGCTCAAAATGCTGAGGTTTCTGTTATAGATAGCGGTGTTGGGATTCCTAATAACATCAAAGAAAAATTGTTTAAAATCAATGGGAGAGTTACGCAAAAAGGGACTGAAAACGAAATAGGAACAGGACTGGGTTTGTTACTTTGCAGTGAATTTATAAAAAAACACCAAGGCGAAATTTGGGTAGAAAGTGAAATAGGTAAGGGGAGTACTTTTAAGTTTAGTTTGCCTTTAGCATCGATGAAAAATTAGCTTAGTAAAAAGGCTGTCTCACTTTTTGTGAAACAGCCTTTGTAATGTAATTGAAGAGAATTCAAAAATCTAAAAATGCTATTACAATTTCACCGATTTTTCCTTTCCGTCGTAACTTATAGTTTTATCGAAATTAGTTGTACCAGTCATTCCAGTTCCTTTTCCCTTAGTTGCAAGTATAATATTAAACGTTCTGTTTTTTATCATTCCTTTGAAGTCTCCTTTTCTTTTTCCAACAGTTAATGTTTTAGTTTGCTCATTCCATTTAAAAGTTATTGTAGAATAGGCTCCTTTTTCATAATTGTAATTGTCGTTTTCATCTTCGTATAAAGTGAATTCACCATTAGCTCCGGGATAAACACGAATTTCTAAGTTATCCCATTTTTTCTCCGTAGCATATTGCACTTTTGGACCAAAAGGAATAATACTTCCTGCTTTAATGTACAAAGGAATTTCATCGATAGTTGTTGCTTTTTCAATTTCCTGACCACCATTAATTTTCTCATTTGTCCAGAAATCAAACCATGCTGCTCCTTCTGGCAAATACACTTTTGTCGATTTAGCCTGGGTAAAAGTAACAGCTTGTACTTTAGCTCCGTTAGCATCATTATCTTTATTCCAACCTGTTTCTTCGTTTGATTTTACAATAGTTTCCGGAGTATATTGCGCATTAACAACAGGTGCAACCAATATTGATTTACCAAATAGATACTCATTGTTCATATCTACCACCTTCTTATCATTAAAATCCATCACCAAAGCACGCATCATAGTCGATTGATTATTGGTAATATCCCAAGAAGCAGAATAAATATAGGGCAACAATGAATAACGCAAATCAATTGTTTTAACTATCGCATCATAAATTGTTTCGCCTTTTTTTCCAAAATTATAAATCTCTCTTGGAATATCTGTACCATGCGAACGCATCATAGGAGTGAATGCCCCAAACTGAAGCCAGCGAACATACAATTCCTGAAACGATGGATTCTTAGTTCCGTCGCCCCATCCTCTTTTATAAGCACCTGCGAAAAAACCTCCAATATCCGTATTCCAATACGGAATGGCACTCATAGAAAAGTTTAGACCAGCCGGTATCTGATTGCGTAAGGATTGCCAAGAGGAATTCACATCACCCGACCAGGTATTAGCTCCGTAACGTTGTTGTCCAGCAAAAGCTGAGCGGGTAAGAATAAAAATACGTTTATCAGCACTTGCTGCACGTTGGTGTTCTGAAACTCCTCCTACCGTCATCAATGGAAAAGCGTTGCGTACTTTTCGGAACGAACCAAGGTGCGTTTTTAAATCAAAATCGGAAGGTTTAAAGTCTAGATGATCTGGTTCGGACGAATCCATCCACCATCCGTCAATTCCCAACGAGAAAAGACCTTTGTTTAAATACTTCCAATATATATCACGAGCTCCTGGATTGTATGGATCATAAGGCTGAACACCTGATGGATAGTCACGGTTTGGCGGCCAGGTTTCTAATCCTGATTGTGGCCAGGTACCAAAATTTAAAAGCATACCCTTTGGTTGCATTTCTCGAAATTGCTTAGTTTGTGGTCCAAATGAATTCCAAATAGAAATAATTAGGTGTGCATTCATGTTGTGAATATCATCCACCATTTTCTTTGGTTGTGGGAATTCAGGATTTAGAAAATCCATCGCATTCCACAAATAATTATTTCCCCAATATTGCCAATCCTGAATAATTCCATCAAGCGGAACACCCAATTCACGGTATTTACTCACTACGCCTACCAGTTCATCTTGGCTTTTGTAGCGTTCTTTACTTTGCCAATAACCAAATGTCCATAATGGAAACATCGGAGCTTGTCCGGTAAGCTCTCGCATACCTGCAATCGAACCATCAATGTTTCCACCAACCATAAAATAATAATCAATACAATCGCCAACTTCTGATTTGAATGAAGCACTTTCTGGCTTATCTTCAAAAGTAGTAGGCGAATAATTATCCCAGAACAATCCGTAGCCTTTTGTAGAAACCAGGAAAGGTACATAATCATCAACATTGCCTTGTACCATGTTGATTTTTGCATTACGCAGTGATAATTTACCTCGCTGTTGTTGACCCAGACCATAAATAGCCTCGTCTTTATCTAACACAAATAATTGATTGATACTATAGGTTTTAGATCCTGCATCATCAAAATCAGTAAATTTTGATCCTGATGCTGCCTCATTTAAAAGTGCTCCTCCAGCAATTGTGTAATATGCTATTTTACCCGATTTTAAATCAACATCCACTTTCAGTTTTTCGCTTTTTAACGAAACCACATCTCCTTTTTGTTGAATTGTGAATTTTGTTTGCTGTGGTTTTTTGGTAACGGATAGACTTTCTTTTTTGAAAGCAACTCCTTCAGGTGATTTTAAAATACGAACAATACCTGGACTGTAAAACTGAACCTCAACATCCATATACTGAAGTTTGGTTTTTAGCCCTAAAGCCGTTTTTTGATAATTTTGAGCTGCTAATGACGAAAAAGAAAACAGCGCAAGCAACAAAATGTACTGGCGGTTTCTACTCAGAAATGCATTTTTCATTTGGTTTATTTTAAGTTAATCAATATCAACCAAAGCTATTTATATTCATTTAAAGAAAGTGGTACGATATGTTGTTTTCATTGGTACATTTCGTTGTTTATTCTTTTACAACAACTCATTATCAGTACTTTTAACGTTTTGAACATACTTTGACGGACTGACTCCAAAAGCTTCTTTAAAATATTTGCTGAAATATTTCTGCGTATTGAAACCTACTTTTTCGGCTACTTCAGCTACTGGATATTGTCCCTGAATTAAAAGTTGAGCAGCGCGTTTTAATCGAATGGAACGAATAAATTCCGAAGGTGCCAGTCCTGTTATAGAGTGCATTTTTTTATACAAAACCGTTCGATCCATTCCCAAATCCTGACTAAATTGCTGAACGGAATAATCTGGATTATCCATGTTTTTTTCCATGCAGTCAAGTGCCTTTTCAATCAGCTGTTCGTCAATTGAGGTAATCGTAATCTCTTTTGGATTCACTTCTAATTTTTTCGAAAATGCCGATTGCCGTTGGTTTTTCTGTGCAATCAATTTCTCTATTCGAAGTAATAATATTTTCAGATTAAACGGCTTAGCCAAATATTCATCAGCTCCCGATTGATAGCCCGTCATTTTAAGTTCTTCGGATGTGCGTGCGGTCAATAATATCACAGGAATATGCGAAGTTTGTACGTTTGATTTTATGCGTTTGCACAATTCGAATCCATCAACTTTGGGCATCATCACATCGCTTATGATTAAATCGGGAGATTTTGACAAAGCCAAAACTTCTCCTTCTTCGCCATCAGCAGCTTCAAAAACTTCATATTGATGAGACAATTCGGTTACCAGAAAACGTCTTAAATCATCATTGTCTTCCACTACTAAAAGAGTCTCTTTCTTTGATGTTGTTTCAATATTCTGATTATCGATTGTATCTTCAGGAACAGCAACAAGAATTTCAGAATCTAATTTTTGAGGAACAAGATTTGTTGGAATTCTAACCGAAAATATCGTTTTTATATTCGGTTCACTTTCCACCATTACATCTCCAGAATGTAATTCAACATATTCTTTTACCAGATGCAATCCAATTCCGCTTCCGCCCTGAGTTGTCGAAGCCTGATAAAAACGGTTGAATACATTAGGCGCATCATTTTCCGAAATTCCTAAACCTGAATCAACAACTTCCAGTTGTATAACATCCGAATTTTGACTTTCTTTTGGTTTCGAAATTCGCACGGTAATTGTTCCTCCTGCTGGAGTAAACTTGAAAGCATTCGACAACAAATTATTAATTACTTTATATAATTTATCATTATCAAAATACAGGAACAACTCTGGCTTTTCGGATTGTATCGAAAAATCAATCTGTTTTTCCTGTGCCAGTTTGCCAAATAAATCTTCAAATTGCATTACAAAATCTATCAAATCGCCAAAAGTAAGATTCAGTTTTTCACCCGAAATTTCCAATCGTCTAAAATCCAATAACTGATTGACCAAATGTTGCAAATTTAATGCATGACGGTGCACTAATTGAATTCTGGATTCGATTGCAGTTCCTTTTATTTCTTTCAAAATGGATTCCAGCGGAGTAATAATCAACGTAAGCGGGGTGCGGAATTCATGGCTGACATTGGTAAAAAAACTAAATTTCATTTCATTCAGTTTTTCTTCATTCTTACGTATTAATTGCTGATTGGTCCATTTTTTATAATAAGATAATGAAAAATAAAGCAACAACGAGAGGAGTACCAAATACAAAACATAAGCAACTGGCGTTTTCCAAAAAGGTGGATTTACAACAATTTTGATTTCGGCATACTCTTTCGACCATTCTCTACTATTGCTTGCCGCCTTCACTTTCAGCACATAAGTTCCTGGAGCCAAATTAGTATACGAAGCATTTCCAGTTCCATTTTGCGCCACTATTTCACGCCAATTATCATCCACACCTTCCAGACGATAGCGGTAATAGGTTTGCGTAGGATTGACATAATTCAATGCCGAAAAATCAACACTTATAAAATTCTGATTGTAATTTAACGCAATACTTTTAGTTGTAGCAATTGCATTTTTCAATATGATATTACCATCATAAGATTCACCCGATTTAACTTTTGTTCCAAAAAGCATTAAACCAGTAAACAATGGTTTTTGCAATTGTTTAAACGACCAAGGTTTTTGTAAATCGATGCTGTTAAAACCATTAACACCGCCCATTAACAGCTGTCCATTATTCGATGCAAAAGTAGCGGAAGCTGTAAATTCATTCTCAATCACTCCATCGTAATGGTTGAAATTGGCAATCGAAAAACGAAGCTTTTTTTCCTTAGTATCTACTGCAATACGGGAAACACCTCCCGCGGTGGTAACCCATATTAGTCCTTGCTTGTCTTCTACAATTCCTTTAATGCTATTATTCACCAAGCCATCATCGGTAAAAAGCGTATGCAATTCGGATTTTGATGGCTGCCAAACACTTAACCCATCCTGAGTGCCAATCCATACAATTCCACGACTGTCCTTGAAAATAGCTGTATAATTTTGGTTTTCGTTTTTCAGCAATTTTTTCAGCGGTTGGCTGATTTTATTCTTTTTATAATTATAAACAAACAATTCAGCGTTGCTTCTTCCCAAAAAAGATTGGGTATCAAAAGCAATCAATTGAGAAACTGAACCTAAGGATTCTCCATTCAACACCAATTTCAACGGCTGAAACACTCCATTCGCAGAATTAAAAACAGCTAATCCATCTGATGTTGCGACTAAAAATTCTCCATCTGGTTTTTCCACAATGGAACGACAATTTCCACCGAGAGGATCAATATGTTTAAGCTGATTGTTTTGCAAACAATACACTCCTTTATTTCGTGTACAAATCCAAATCCGATTTTGGGAATCTTTTGTCATCGAAAAACAATCTACATCGGCTGGCAATCCAGTAAAAATGGAAAGTTTCGAAGTTTCCGGAGAATAACTGTACAGTCCATTTTTTGTTCCAACCAAAATCGTATTTTGTGTCGTTTGCTCAAAACAACTTACATCAATATCTTTTAATTGTGTTCCAAAAAACGTTTTCCCAACATTCTTAAATTTGAATCGGTCAGGATGGTAATACAACAATCCATGATTGAATGTCCCAATCCAGAGTCCGCCTTGTGAATCGTTATAAAGTGTACTCGCTTCGGTATTTACTGCGGTTCCATCAACCAATTTAAACGATGGAATAAAATGTTTTTCTTTCAGATTTTTGTCAATAAACCACAATCCGATAGCGCAACTCACCCATAAATTGCCTTTTTTATCGACAGAAATGGTATTGAGCCAATAGTCAGTTTGAAGTATTTTTGTATGCGTCCGTTTTTTAATATCATAAGCCAACATGACACTCCCTCCTCCATTCCGTATTTGATACAATGAATTCTCCGACTGAACAACCATCAGCGTGTTGCCATATTTCGTTGGATTTTCATTCGACAAAGAATTGGTTTTATACAACTCTTTAGCCGTCTTCAAATCATAACAAACTATCAATCCATGTCTATAGAACAGAAAAAGTTGTTGCTTAATAACAGCTATATCATAAAGTTGGTCTTTTGTCCCATTGGGAGTCGAAACGTTTTTGAGAAAAATTGAAGTCTTTCCGTTTTTGGCATTTCGAAATAACAACTTATCGGAAGATGTGAGCACCCAATAATTCTGAGAAGCATCCAGAAAAAAGTCAGCAATGGGTTCCCGAATTCCCATTTTCAATAAAATACTATCAGGTTTCGACACAAAACGTTCCTGTTTTATATCAATACCCATCAGCTTTGCTTTGTCTTTTATCCAGACATATTCTTTGTCCACATAGCCATGGTGAAATCCTGAATAGCCCGTTAATCGGGAAATGTTGTTGCCTTTTAGATGTAAATATTTAAAAGAAGTTCCGTCATAAATATTGGTTACACCTTCGGTGGTAATTACCATTCGACCATCTTGAAGTTGCAAAATGGTACGCACTCTATTTTCAGAAAGTCCGTTTTTAGAATCGATAGCTGTAAATACGAAAGACTGCTGCGCATTTAGAGATACACAGCAAAACAAAAACAACCCCAGTAAAATATAACGACGAAAATTACTATTCATAATTGTTATTGGAATTCACAATAACGAAACTACAAAAAAAACCGTCTCGCTTTTTTTAAAACGAGACGGTTTTATAGTTGTACAGTTTCAAAATCAATTCTTTTGAAGCATTTTCAAATCAACAACTGTTCTAAAACCCACATGGTTTGAACTGGAACCTTCAGCCATTCCCATTCGGGCAGAAATTCTGAAACTGGAACAATAGGATTCGTTACACAAAAAAGAACCTCCTTTTATTATTCGCTCATTTTCATATTGATTGCTTGGATTCCATGCTTCAGTAGCCCCCTGAGGATTTCTGGTAGTTTCCCCTTTCGAAAATAACTCCTGATAGTAATTTACATTGTACCAATCCTGAGTGTATTCCCAAACATTTCCGGCAATATCATAAATTCCTAATGAATTTGGAGTAAATGATTTCACCGCAGCCAAAGCTGAATAGCCATCACTTTTAGCGTTGTAATTTGGGAAATCTCCCTGCCAGGTATTGGCCTTTTTATCCATTTTTGATTGATCATCGCCCCAACTGTAAACAGGATTTTTTAAATTTCCCATAGCTGCTAATTCCCATTCGGCTTCTGTAGGCAATCTGCGTTTCGCCCATTTGCAATAAGCCTGAGCATCTTCAAAAGAAATATGAACCACTGGATGATTATCTTTTCCTATGATATTGGAATTTTTCCCTTCTGGATGTCTCCAATTAGCTCCTGTTTGCCATTTCCACCACTGACGAAAATCAGTATAATTAGTCACATTTTTTACCTCATCATTAAAAACCAAAGAACCGGGCTGCAATATAGAATCGGCTGGTTTTGGTGTTCCTTCGGGCAAGGATTTTTTAAATTCTTCCCAGTTAATTGGTCTTTCGGCAGTGGTTACATAATGAGTTTCAGCTACAAATTTTTTAAAACAGGCATTCGTAACTTCGGAGATATCCATAAAAAAACCATCAACAGCAACACTATGTGCCGGTTTTTCATGTTCGAGTGCTAATCGATCGTTTTCTTTTGCTCCTTGTGTAAATGTATTTCCCGAAACCCACACCATATTGGGCGGAGTTACAACATTTTCGGGCTGATCTTTGATAACTTGCTCTTTGTTATTGCAAGCAAAAATGGCAACCAACAAAATTCCAAAAATCAACTTATTAATCTTCATATCAATTGTAATTTATCTTAAAGCAAAAAATACTTATACCATCCTAAAATTTAGGACTAGACAAAACTACTATTTTTTTAATGACTATCCGTCTCATATACCAATGATTGAGAATGGCACACAGATGAAACTGATTTTAACGGATTATCGCAGATTGTGATTTACAAATAGCAATGAAAAATCCGTTTTTATCTGTTCAATCAGTGTCACCTGCCTGTCGGCAGACAGGTCTGCGGCCTGTTTTTAGTCTAGTCCGCTTAGCGGACAATCATGTTTTTTTTATTCCAATTCCAGTAACAAAACCGATTGTGCTTCAATCGTAAATTCATAGTTTAAATCTACCGCTTTTCCAGACAAAACATCTTTACCTAATTTGAAATCTTTTATATTTTCCTGAAAACGTTTTGGATTGACGGCACTTGAAGTCAAATTATTATTTACAACAACCATAACCGTTTTACTATCGGTATATCTAAAATAAACATAGACATTGTTTTCCGGGATATAATGCGTCATTTTCCCAAAATGTACCGCTTCATTCGTTTTGCGCCATTGGAATAATTTTGATGTAAAATCAAAAAATTGTTGCTGTTCAGCTGTTCTTCCTTTTTGAGTAAAAGCGTTATTACTGTCGCCATTCCAACCTCCGGGAAAATCCAGACGAATAGCTCCATCGCCTTCATTTTTATTTCCTGCCATAGCAATTTCGGAACCATAATACAACTGTGGAATTCCACGGACAGTAGCAATCAGAGCCATTGCCATTTGGTATTTTTTGAAATCTTTTTTATAGATTTCGTTAAAACGTTGGGTATCATGATTTTCGACAAAAGTCAAGATATTGTTTGGATTGGGGTACAGAAAATCATTGGTAAAATTATCATAGATTCGCATAAGTCCTTTGTCCCAATCCGCCTGATTTTCGTTGAAAGCTACAGATGTTGCATTGTGTAAAGTAAAATCCATTACACTTGGCAAATAGGAATTGTAGTTTTGAATAGCGCCCAGTTTACTGTCTTTTTGCCAATACGCCATTTGTGCCTGATCGTGCATCCAGACTTCGCCCACAATATTAAAATTAGGGTATTCGTCAGTGATGGCTTTGGTCCATTTTGAAATTCCAATTTTATCATTATACGAATAGGTATCTACCCGGAATCCATCCAAATCAGCATATTCTATCCACCAAATGGCATTTTGAATCAAATAATTTAGCACTAAAGGATTCGACTGGTTCAAGTCGGGCATTGATTTTACAAACCAGCCGTCCATACACATTTTTGCATCAATTTTGGAAGCATTGGTGTCAAATTGCGTCGCCATACGATAATTGGTTTGGGCATAACCCGGAAATTGATGAATCCAATCGTAAGTTGGCAAATCATTTAGCATCCAATGTTTTGCTCCCCAATGATTCGTCACATAATCCATGATGAGTTTCATGTCTCTTTTGTGCAATTCGGCAGTCAATTTCAGGTAATCCTCATTGGTTCCATAACGCGGATCTATTTTATAAACATCCGATTGTCCGTATCCATGATAGGAACCCTGGGGGTCATTGTCTTCGCAAAGTGGTGTTGGCCAAAGTGCCGTTGCACCCAATTCCTGAATATAATCCAAATTTTGAATTATTCCTTCGATATCGCCTCCATGTCTTCCGCTCGGATTGTTTCGATTTGCTGTTTCGGCTAGTGATTTTTGGCTGTCGTTTTTCGGATTTCCATTGGCAAAACGATCGGGCATTATCAGGTAAATCATGTCCGAAGCATCGTAACTTTTGCGTGAAGCGGAATTTTCCTTACGCTGTTTTAAGGTGTATTTCTTAGTAAAGATTACTTTTTTATTTTTCGAAAATGAAAAAACAATTTCCTGTGCAGCAATTCCTTTGGTATCAATGGTTATAAAAAGATAATTAGGATTTTCTGTTTTTTGGATGGATTTAATAGAAATTCCATTGGAAACAGTTACTTCATTTTCAGCAATGTTTTTGCCATAAAATAAAATCTGCAGTTCGGGATTGTGCATTCCGGCATACCAAAACGGAGGCTCTACTCTTTGTATTTGAGCAATAGTGTTTAATGAAAACAAAAGCAATAACAGCGTGACTGCTTTTACTATTTTCGATTTTTTATTATATCCTTTAAGATTCATATTTGCAGTGATTAATTAGTTTTAAAACTCCAAACCTGACCTATAGTCTCCCCTCCTTTATTATCCTTAACGACTACTTTCCAGTAATAACTGGTAGCCGCCTGCAACGTTGTACTTGTCCATGAAGTAGTCGAAATATTAGTTGCTACTTTTGTAGTGGGTGTGGATGTTGTTCCAAAATAAACATCATAAACCAGCACGTCACTAGTATCGACATCGGATGCAGTCCATTTAAGAGTTGCAGTAGTTGTGTTTACAAAAGAACTGAGTTCCGGTTGCACAATCTGCGGTAAAAATGGCGTATGATTAGCTACGGCATCAGCCTCGGTATAAAAACTATAGGTAGCCGAATAATTACTCGAGGCATTTTTACTATCTGTTGCTTTTACTCTCCAATAATAAGCAACTCCTTTATTCAATGTAAAGGATTGATAGGTTGAAGAACCTTCGGTCGTTTTTACAATTTGTGCAAACTGATTATCGGTGGCAATTTGAATTTGATAAGTAAGCGGATTTTTTTCGGCATCTGTTGATAGATTCCATTCGAAACTTACTGCATTATTAATACACAATTGATTATTAGCCGGTAAAGTCAATGTAGGCACAGTAGGTGCTGTATTTGTAACTTCTTCATCAGATGAAGAATCACCTCCACCACATGAAAACAACATGTATGAAGCTATTAGAAGGATATAAATATTCTTTTTCATGTTATTCTTTTATAATAGTTATACTTACAGGATTTTCCAGCTCAACTTTAGCGAAATACACTGCCGAAGCCAATTTCCCTAAATTCATTTGCACCATTTGATTTACAATTGGATAAGTGGTATTAGAAATTAATTGCCCTCCTATAGAATACAAAGCAATGTTGACTTCTTTTTTAGAAGTAGGAACTGCAATAGTTAAAATATCCTGAACTGGATTAGGATAAGCCATAACATTGCCCAAGTTATCGGCAATGTTTTGCATATACACCCCTTCGCAAGGAACTGCTGTTTTTACTTCTAAAACATCTCCTTTTTGAACCTCAACCGAAAAAGCAGTTTCATTTGTTTCAAATTGAGTAACGCCATTCACCACCACTTGATAAGGTGCTGTTCCCTCGGCGATTTCAATTGCCAATTTGTTCGAAGAAAGTGTCGATTTTCCAACCAAAGTTCCACCTGCATTGATAGTGATTGAAAAACATTGTTCGAAAGTTTTACCTGTAATGCTTACGCAAATAGGATAAGTTCCTGGAGCCAAATTGGAAACCGTCAAACTATTATTTACAAAATTGTAATTCGTTCCATTGATATTGGCAACATAATTATACGATTGAAGTGCTGTAATACTAATTTGCCCATTTTTTTTATTGGCACAAGTTTCTGATTTAGCCTCAACCGTAAAATTATCCGAAGGCAAAGCAAAAGGAACATTGGCTGCAAATGCGGGTTTGTTCCCGTAAATTCGATATTGACCAGCCGGAATGGCAATTGGGTCATTGACATTAGTTACATTCCACACCGAATTATCCATCAAATTGTACCATTCGCCCGTATAAGGAAATCCAGTTGCAACATTTTGGGTATTCACATCAAAATTGCCCAAAATCACCACATCTTTCAAAGTATTAGCAGGTAATGAAGCATCTGAAATTTTGATGTTTTTAGTTAAGGAACTA
Protein-coding sequences here:
- a CDS encoding formylglycine-generating enzyme family protein is translated as MKINKLIFGILLVAIFACNNKEQVIKDQPENVVTPPNMVWVSGNTFTQGAKENDRLALEHEKPAHSVAVDGFFMDISEVTNACFKKFVAETHYVTTAERPINWEEFKKSLPEGTPKPADSILQPGSLVFNDEVKNVTNYTDFRQWWKWQTGANWRHPEGKNSNIIGKDNHPVVHISFEDAQAYCKWAKRRLPTEAEWELAAMGNLKNPVYSWGDDQSKMDKKANTWQGDFPNYNAKSDGYSALAAVKSFTPNSLGIYDIAGNVWEYTQDWYNVNYYQELFSKGETTRNPQGATEAWNPSNQYENERIIKGGSFLCNESYCSSFRISARMGMAEGSSSNHVGFRTVVDLKMLQKN
- a CDS encoding glycoside hydrolase family 13 protein, yielding MNLKGYNKKSKIVKAVTLLLLLFSLNTIAQIQRVEPPFWYAGMHNPELQILFYGKNIAENEVTVSNGISIKSIQKTENPNYLFITIDTKGIAAQEIVFSFSKNKKVIFTKKYTLKQRKENSASRKSYDASDMIYLIMPDRFANGNPKNDSQKSLAETANRNNPSGRHGGDIEGIIQNLDYIQELGATALWPTPLCEDNDPQGSYHGYGQSDVYKIDPRYGTNEDYLKLTAELHKRDMKLIMDYVTNHWGAKHWMLNDLPTYDWIHQFPGYAQTNYRMATQFDTNASKIDAKMCMDGWFVKSMPDLNQSNPLVLNYLIQNAIWWIEYADLDGFRVDTYSYNDKIGISKWTKAITDEYPNFNIVGEVWMHDQAQMAYWQKDSKLGAIQNYNSYLPSVMDFTLHNATSVAFNENQADWDKGLMRIYDNFTNDFLYPNPNNILTFVENHDTQRFNEIYKKDFKKYQMAMALIATVRGIPQLYYGSEIAMAGNKNEGDGAIRLDFPGGWNGDSNNAFTQKGRTAEQQQFFDFTSKLFQWRKTNEAVHFGKMTHYIPENNVYVYFRYTDSKTVMVVVNNNLTSSAVNPKRFQENIKDFKLGKDVLSGKAVDLNYEFTIEAQSVLLLELE
- a CDS encoding glycoside hydrolase family 78 protein; protein product: MKKNIYILLIASYMLFSCGGGDSSSDEEVTNTAPTVPTLTLPANNQLCINNAVSFEWNLSTDAEKNPLTYQIQIATDNQFAQIVKTTEGSSTYQSFTLNKGVAYYWRVKATDSKNASSNYSATYSFYTEADAVANHTPFLPQIVQPELSSFVNTTTATLKWTASDVDTSDVLVYDVYFGTTSTPTTKVATNISTTSWTSTTLQAATSYYWKVVVKDNKGGETIGQVWSFKTN